One Tamandua tetradactyla isolate mTamTet1 chromosome 20, mTamTet1.pri, whole genome shotgun sequence DNA segment encodes these proteins:
- the LOC143664274 gene encoding uncharacterized protein LOC143664274, with translation MNHVIRRAVDSHTKQYWPMPCGHEGRATGRSGEGTAPWLSCSSCLRPPEERCQPDKSGNTRKAPQRPKATQTPAARRPPPSRTRRRAPHARPASVRSLASRPPGPQGGAREATGKGQPLPRSRPEPAASSAPLARNGSGASPGHGHFHFPQRYRQENESENDGEAPPPPPPCTEGSVRAARVGARRAQPLVGAPASGLRAALRMESAAIRESAAAVAGPPSASAGVRAGQPSSERKPMSYPLLKVVY, from the exons ATGAATCACGTCATCCGGAGAGCAGTGGACAGTCACACCAAGCAGTACTGGCCGATGCCCTGTGGCCATGAGGGCCGGGCCACGGGAA GAAGTGGGGAGGGGACGGCACCCTGGCTTAGCTGCTCCTCCTGCCTACGACCACCAGAGGAGCGGTGCCAGCCTGACAAGTCGGGCAACACCAGGAAGGCACCCCAG AGGCCCAAGGCCACGCAGACCCCGGCGGCCCGGCGGCCCCCGCCTTCCCGGACCCGGCGCCGCGCTCCCCACGCCCGGCCCGCCTCAGTCCGCAGCCTGGCGTCCCGCCCGCCCGGTCCGCAAGGAGGAGCCCGCGAGGCAACCGGGAAGGGGCAGCCCTTACCTCGCTCCAGGCCGGAGCCGGCGGCCTCCTCTGCGCCCCTCGCCCGGAACGGCAGCGGCGCCAGCCCTGGACACGGCCACTTTCATTTTCCTCAACGATACCGGCAGGAAAACGAAAGCGAAAACGACGGGGAggcgccccctcccccacccccgtgcACTGAGGGCTCAGTGCGCGCGGCGCGAGTGGGTGCGCGCAGGGCGCAGCCGCTGGTGGGGGCTCCGGCGTCGGGCCTGCGGGCGGCGCTGAGGATGGAGTCCGCGGCCATCCGGGAGTCCGCAGCAGCAGTCGCCGGGCCCCCTTCAGCCTCGGCGGGGGTCAGGGCCGGGCAGCCTAGCAGCGAAAGGAAACCG